The Phyllopteryx taeniolatus isolate TA_2022b chromosome 7, UOR_Ptae_1.2, whole genome shotgun sequence genome has a segment encoding these proteins:
- the LOC133480533 gene encoding uncharacterized protein LOC133480533, translated as MSEESDFEKTLASIGGKERIYLVSDAGESKGASQSDADVLREFIGDLFGDRRPISSVAAGGQSHVCAKSDDKPLPGKPDDLDSGARPSGAHRTVTQQVSSSSRRRTIDCPAIVFLFRQTFISSEVCLKEVLKDVQARTKRASGAVPALIGLVRITAGERDGESRWCEQRLETLLHKVFPQHPADTIWVGSFVPGTPSGVLDIKKNVCKVIACAQTADITRDSGNPLLWPFQCLFRPNRGGSRGAANSPPTSKQRGDSGSIEESIPLKNNSMSAGPNEESVGADA; from the exons ATGTCGGAGGAGAGCGACTTTGAGAAGACGCTCGCCTCGATTGGAGGCAAAGAGAGGATCTATTTGGTGAGCGATGCGGGCGAAAGTAAGGGCGCGAGCCAGAGCGACGCCGACGTGCTGCGGGAGTTCATCGGCGATTTGTTCGGCGACCGTCGGCCCATTTCCAGTGTCGCTGCGGGCGGTCAAAGCCACGTCTGCGCTAAAAGTGACGATAAACCTCTACCGGGGAAGCCGGACGATTTGGACTCAGGAGCCCGCCCTAGTGGCGCTCACAGGACAGTGACCCAGCAGGTGAGCAGCTCCAGCCGCCGGAGGACCATCGACTGCCCCGCCATCGTGTTCCTCTTCAGGCAGACTTTCATCAGCAGCGAAGTGTGCTTGAAGGAGGTCCTCAAGGACGTCCAGGCGCGCACCAAACGAGCCAGCGGCGCCGTGCCGGCCTTGATCGGATTAGTGCGCATCACCGCCGGGGAGCGCGACGGTGAGAGCCGCTGGTGCGAGCAGCGCCTGGAGACGCTCCTCCACAAGGTGTTCCCGCAACATCCAGCGGACACTATATGGGTGGGCTCGTTCGTGCCCGGCACGCCGAGCGGCGTGCTCGACATCAAGAAGAACGTCTGCAAGGTCATAGCGTGTGCCCAAACAGCAG ATATCACCAGGGATAGCGGGAACCCGCTTTTGTGGCCATTCCAGTGTTTGTTCAGGCCTAATCGAGGAGGATCCAGAGGAGCAGCCAACAGTCCTCCAACCAGCAAGCAAAGAG GTGACTCTGGAAGCATAGAGGAGAGCATCCCTTTGAAAAACAATTCCATGTCCGCTGGGCCTAACGAGGAATCAGTTGGAGCAGACGCCTGA
- the htr2b gene encoding 5-hydroxytryptamine receptor 2B: MSQSDVAPLAVNGSLSEASGVQLKWAALLIVMVIIPTIGGNILVILAVSTERKLQNATNYFLMSLAVADLLVGLLVMPIALVTVLHNSGWPLPDFICPIWLFLDVLFSTASIMHLCAISLDRYIAIKKPIQHSQYKSRANAMVKIALVWLISICIAIPIPIKGLQNYQPRNNITFNSNHTCLLKTDTFREFIMFGSMAAFFVPLIIMMVIYLLTVHVLRKKVYLLRSKVIQRFSYVAVSTVFQREHPGTANQVDQFHVLDRRFPRMQENPIVGTENPPRVNEIPFRRMSTMGKRSMQTLTNEQRASKVLGIVFLLFVVMWCPFFITNVTSVVCTSCDVNIIARLMEIFVWVGYVSSGINPLVYTLFNKTFREAFTRYITCNYKTCTSHQLDRNPKASNTDRTRTRISFRSSMAENSKLFMKRGMRNGIGVVSYQSPLRCQPPAQSSSGVALDTMRFADNYDAKQEEHVSRV; encoded by the exons ATGTCCCAGTCAGATGTGGCTCCACTGGCGGTTAACGGCTCACTATCAGAAGCCTCTGGGGTTCAGCTGAAGTGGGCTGCCCTGCTTATTGTTATGGTCATCATTCCCACCATTGGCGGAAACATCTTGGTCATCCTCGCTGTGTCAACTGAGAGGAAACTGCAGAATGCCACCAACTACTTCCTGATGTCCCTTGCTGTGGCTGATTTACTGGTGGGACTCCTGGTGATGCCAATTGCCCTGGTCACTGTTCTCCACA ATTCTGGGTGGCCCCTTCCAGACTTCATCTGCCCTATTTGGCTCTTTCTGGATGTGCTGTTTTCAACTGCATCCATCATGCACCTGTGCGCCATCTCACTGGATCGCTACATTGCCATCAAGAAACCCATACAGCACAGCCAGTACAAATCCAGAGCCAATGCCATGGTCAAGATAGCACTGGTGTGGCTTATATCCATTT GTATAGCAATCCCTATTCCAATCAAGGGGCTCCAGAACTACCAACCCAGAAACAACATCACCTTCAACAGTAACCACACATGCTTGCTTAAAACGGACACCTTCCGGGAATTCATCATGTTTGGGTCCATGGCAGCATTCTTTGTTCCATTGATCATAATGATGGTGATCTACCTTCTTACTGTCCACGTGCTGCGCAAAAAGGTTTATTTACTCAGGTCAAAGGTGATTCAGCGCTTCAGCTATGTGGCAGTGTCCACAGTATTCCAAAGGGAACATCCTGGGACTGCTAATCAAGTTGACCAGTTTCATGTGTTGGACAGAAGATTTCCAAGGATGCAAGAAAACCCCATTGTAGGCACAGAAAACCCTCCTCGTGTTAATGAAATTCCCTTTCGCAGAATGTCCACCATGGGGAAGAGGTCAATGCAGACTCTAACCAACGAGCAGCGTGCCTCAAAGGTGCTAGGCATAGTCTTCCTCCTTTTTGTGGTCATGTGGTGCCCCTTCTTCATCACTAATGTCACCTCTGTGGTATGTACCAGCTGTGATGTCAACATCATCGCTCGACTGATGGAGATCTTTGTGTGGGTGGGCTACGTGTCATCTGGGATTAACCCGCTGGTTTACACGCTCTTCAACAAGACGTTCAGGGAGGCATTCACACGCTATATTACTTGTAATTATAAGACCTGCACAAGTCATCAGCTGGACAGAAATCCAAAGGCATCAAACACAGATCGGACTCGTACAAGAATTTCATTCAGATCTTCGATGGCCGAAAACTCCAAACTCTTCATGAAGAGGGGTATGAGGAATGGCATTGGGGTAGTGAGCTACCAAAGTCCACTGAGATGCCAACCACCTGCCCAGTCATCTAGCGGTGTTGCGTTAGATACAATGCGCTTTGCTGACAACTACGACGCCAAGCAGGAAGAACATGTAAGCCGTGTATGA